A stretch of the bacterium SCSIO 12827 genome encodes the following:
- a CDS encoding ABC transporter ATP-binding protein produces MADHTSQSRGTKGISISELAVTFQSEDSEPVEALRPTSVEFEPGEFIALVGPSGCGKSTLLNVLAGFIKPSSGQALVGGETITKPDIDHGMVFQDYALFPWLNVIDNVAFGLERQGMGLAERHAKARDYLDMVGLKDFADKRVTELSGGMKQRVAIARVFATDPSIILMDEPFGALDALTRRFLQHQLLGIWQRNRKTVVFVTHSVQEAVYLASRVIVMTARPGRVKLDQKIDLPHPRDFSGEEFRRLEKLIYDQLDEELAKSFKLEGGGGTFHD; encoded by the coding sequence ATGGCCGATCACACAAGTCAGAGCCGCGGCACCAAGGGGATTTCCATCTCCGAGTTGGCGGTCACCTTTCAGTCCGAAGACTCCGAGCCGGTCGAGGCCCTACGCCCGACCAGCGTGGAGTTCGAACCGGGCGAGTTCATCGCCCTTGTCGGCCCGTCCGGCTGCGGCAAGTCGACGCTGTTGAACGTGCTGGCCGGCTTCATCAAGCCGTCTTCCGGGCAGGCCCTGGTCGGCGGTGAGACGATCACCAAGCCCGACATCGACCACGGCATGGTGTTCCAGGACTACGCCCTGTTTCCCTGGCTCAACGTCATCGACAACGTCGCCTTCGGGCTGGAACGTCAGGGCATGGGCTTGGCCGAACGCCATGCCAAGGCGCGCGATTATCTGGATATGGTCGGCCTCAAGGATTTCGCGGACAAGCGCGTGACCGAGCTGTCCGGCGGCATGAAACAACGTGTCGCCATCGCCCGCGTATTCGCCACGGACCCGTCGATCATCCTGATGGACGAGCCCTTCGGCGCACTTGATGCCCTGACCCGAAGATTCCTGCAGCACCAGTTGCTGGGAATCTGGCAGCGCAATCGTAAGACCGTCGTCTTCGTCACTCATTCGGTGCAGGAAGCGGTCTATCTGGCGTCGCGGGTTATCGTCATGACGGCCCGTCCGGGGCGGGTGAAACTGGACCAGAAGATCGACCTGCCCCATCCGCGCGATTTCTCGGGCGAGGAATTCCGCCGCCTGGAAAAGCTGATCTACGACCAGCTCGACGAGGAACTGGCCAAGTCCTTCAAACTTGAAGGTGGGGGAGGGACCTTTCATGACTGA
- a CDS encoding ABC transporter permease, giving the protein MPLRLLSPLFQGCPVKTSVKTAASVLPYLWAAIFIVFVWQMVVVFTQAHVALLPPPLLAAKTFAELVVNGQLFVHAGASLGRVVSAWLLSAAIAIPLGLAMGRWRRFEHLVDPVIELFRPISPLAWIPLAILWFGIGETGKIFIIFIATFFPILLNTVSGVKGVDPVLIRAGQVLGCDNDRALFRKVILPAAMPTIVVGLRISFGTGWAAIIAAELVAAQVGLGYLIADGMEVLRSDLVLVGMAAIGILGVLIDAVFRTVNDRFSWGA; this is encoded by the coding sequence ATGCCGTTGCGCCTTCTGTCTCCGCTTTTTCAAGGATGTCCCGTGAAAACATCGGTCAAGACCGCTGCGTCCGTTCTGCCCTACCTATGGGCGGCCATCTTCATCGTCTTCGTATGGCAGATGGTGGTCGTCTTCACCCAGGCGCATGTTGCGCTGCTGCCGCCACCGTTGCTGGCAGCCAAGACTTTTGCTGAATTGGTGGTCAACGGTCAGTTGTTCGTTCATGCTGGCGCCAGCCTGGGTCGCGTGGTGTCGGCCTGGTTGTTATCGGCTGCGATCGCCATCCCACTGGGCCTTGCCATGGGGCGCTGGCGGCGCTTCGAACATCTGGTCGATCCGGTGATCGAACTGTTCCGCCCGATTTCGCCCCTGGCCTGGATTCCCTTGGCCATCCTGTGGTTCGGCATCGGTGAGACCGGCAAGATTTTCATCATCTTCATCGCCACCTTCTTCCCCATCCTGTTGAACACCGTTTCGGGGGTGAAGGGGGTTGATCCGGTATTGATCCGCGCGGGCCAGGTGCTCGGCTGCGACAATGACCGGGCCCTGTTCCGAAAGGTCATCCTGCCTGCCGCGATGCCGACCATCGTCGTCGGCCTGCGCATTTCCTTCGGCACCGGCTGGGCCGCGATCATCGCCGCCGAACTGGTCGCCGCCCAGGTCGGCTTGGGCTACCTGATCGCCGACGGGATGGAGGTTCTACGTTCCGACCTGGTCCTGGTCGGTATGGCCGCGATCGGCATCCTGGGGGTGCTGATCGACGCCGTGTTCCGCACCGTCAACGACCGTTTCTCCTGGGGGGCGTAA
- a CDS encoding aliphatic sulfonate ABC transporter substrate-binding protein: MAVSGGLFAAAAITGPFSGPANATDTINFGTQPATMPIYIAKAMGLLTEIEKKHDVKIEFKVFSYGAPENQALAAGELQIASAGMGPAIVASARLPAKLLAISILEQTALMVPIDSPITSVKELKGKRIAFPGKGSQQYPLLVKALADAGLKVGDVELFKTKGSDVPTLLANKSVDAGITWDPHVSNALAAGHSKVLIKAEKILPIKAGHYIGNGVYAREDFIAARPELVQDLITSIVKAIDFILKNEDEAIKMWTEQIKFPEKVIRYALKEGISVYNLDVAPEASTIDAYTKFLKDAEILKPDDNPKFDPSFAKKALEMIKQ; the protein is encoded by the coding sequence ATGGCCGTCAGTGGCGGGCTATTCGCCGCCGCGGCCATCACGGGGCCCTTCAGTGGTCCTGCCAACGCCACCGACACCATCAATTTCGGCACCCAGCCCGCGACCATGCCGATCTATATCGCCAAGGCGATGGGGCTGCTGACGGAAATCGAGAAGAAGCACGACGTCAAGATCGAGTTCAAGGTGTTCTCCTACGGAGCGCCGGAAAACCAGGCGCTTGCCGCCGGCGAGCTTCAGATCGCGTCGGCCGGCATGGGCCCGGCCATCGTCGCCTCCGCGCGGTTGCCTGCGAAGCTGCTGGCCATTTCGATCCTCGAGCAGACCGCCTTGATGGTGCCGATCGACTCGCCCATCACGTCCGTGAAGGAATTGAAGGGCAAGCGCATCGCCTTTCCGGGCAAGGGATCGCAGCAGTATCCGCTGCTAGTCAAGGCGCTGGCCGATGCCGGTTTGAAGGTCGGCGACGTGGAACTGTTCAAGACCAAGGGCTCGGACGTGCCGACCCTGCTGGCGAACAAAAGCGTCGACGCCGGGATCACCTGGGATCCGCACGTTTCCAACGCGCTGGCGGCAGGCCACTCCAAGGTTCTGATCAAGGCTGAGAAGATTTTGCCGATCAAGGCCGGTCATTACATCGGCAACGGCGTCTATGCCCGCGAGGATTTCATCGCCGCCCGGCCCGAATTGGTTCAGGACCTGATCACCTCCATCGTCAAGGCCATCGACTTCATCCTCAAGAACGAGGATGAGGCGATTAAGATGTGGACCGAACAGATCAAGTTCCCGGAAAAGGTCATCCGCTACGCGCTGAAGGAAGGCATCTCCGTCTATAACCTGGACGTGGCGCCCGAGGCCTCGACCATCGACGCCTATACCAAGTTCCTCAAGGACGCGGAAATCCTCAAACCGGATGACAATCCGAAGTTCGATCCCAGCTTCGCCAAGAAGGCACTGGAAATGATCAAGCAATAA
- a CDS encoding IclR family transcriptional regulator, translated as MADKPETNSAIQKALSILEMVTQEIRPLGIVDISRDLGLPRQTVHRVIRQLEELSLLRKDPGTDRYTTGARLRALALNTISSSHSTRASHAILQGLVDVVKETCNVGMLDGHEIIYIDRVECDWPLRVQLKAGSHVPAHCTAIGKLLLAYQPKDARDRILRTAPLRKFTKYTITDPDQLEASLDQIAAQGYSINNQEDAIGLVALAVPVRDPQGEVIAGLAVHAPEPRFPIAKAIEHIDTFREAAGRIGLSLFEGDKKS; from the coding sequence GTGGCAGACAAACCGGAAACCAATTCGGCGATCCAAAAGGCGCTGTCCATCCTTGAAATGGTGACCCAGGAGATCCGCCCGCTTGGGATTGTCGATATTTCACGTGACCTTGGTCTGCCGCGCCAGACCGTGCATCGGGTAATCCGTCAGTTGGAAGAACTCAGCCTTTTGCGCAAGGATCCGGGGACGGATCGCTATACCACGGGTGCGCGGCTGCGCGCCCTCGCGCTTAACACCATTTCATCCTCCCATTCGACCCGCGCCAGCCACGCGATCCTTCAAGGCCTGGTTGACGTGGTCAAGGAGACCTGCAACGTCGGCATGCTGGACGGGCACGAAATCATCTATATCGACCGCGTGGAATGCGATTGGCCGCTGCGCGTGCAGTTGAAGGCCGGCAGCCACGTTCCGGCCCATTGCACGGCCATCGGCAAGCTGTTGTTGGCCTATCAACCCAAGGATGCCCGCGACCGCATCCTGCGCACGGCACCGCTGCGCAAGTTCACAAAATACACGATCACCGACCCGGATCAGCTGGAAGCCAGCCTCGATCAAATCGCCGCCCAGGGGTATTCCATCAACAATCAGGAAGACGCCATCGGTTTGGTCGCCCTGGCGGTGCCCGTGCGCGACCCCCAGGGCGAGGTCATTGCCGGCCTTGCCGTGCACGCGCCGGAACCCCGTTTTCCCATCGCCAAGGCCATCGAACATATCGACACATTCCGCGAAGCGGCCGGGCGCATCGGCTTGTCGTTGTTCGAGGGAGATAAAAAATCGTGA
- a CDS encoding DUF4197 domain-containing protein: MTMKQLAALCALLTGIAAFSPPAGAQSFFDKGKDLLKGLGGSSAPSTDALSVTDIAAGLKEALRVGSERVVGTLGTADGFNKSPDVHIPLPGTLQKVQSALSKIGMSSLADDVELRLNRAAEAAVPKAQSLFVDAISEMTVDDAKGILNGPKDSATQYFRSKMSAPLAADMKPIVDTQLSEVGAIAAYDKMMGQYKSMPFVPDVKADLTDHVLTKAIDGVFLYLGREEAAIRENPAKRTTELLQKVFAK; the protein is encoded by the coding sequence ATGACCATGAAACAGCTTGCCGCCCTCTGTGCCCTGCTGACCGGGATCGCGGCATTCAGTCCGCCCGCCGGCGCCCAAAGCTTCTTCGATAAAGGCAAAGATCTGCTCAAGGGGCTCGGCGGGTCTTCCGCGCCCTCGACCGATGCCCTCAGCGTCACCGACATCGCGGCCGGGCTCAAGGAAGCGCTCCGGGTCGGTTCGGAACGGGTGGTCGGCACGCTCGGCACGGCCGATGGATTCAACAAATCACCTGATGTTCATATTCCGCTGCCCGGCACCTTGCAGAAGGTGCAATCGGCACTGTCCAAGATCGGCATGTCGTCGCTGGCCGACGATGTGGAACTCAGGCTGAACCGGGCTGCGGAGGCCGCCGTGCCCAAGGCCCAGTCCCTGTTCGTCGATGCCATTTCCGAAATGACGGTCGATGACGCCAAGGGCATCCTGAACGGGCCTAAGGATTCGGCGACCCAGTATTTCCGATCCAAGATGTCCGCACCGCTTGCCGCCGACATGAAACCAATCGTCGACACGCAGTTGTCGGAAGTCGGCGCCATCGCCGCCTATGACAAGATGATGGGCCAGTACAAATCCATGCCCTTCGTGCCCGACGTGAAGGCCGATTTGACCGATCACGTCCTGACCAAGGCGATCGACGGCGTGTTTCTGTATCTGGGGCGCGAGGAAGCGGCGATCCGCGAAAACCCCGCCAAGCGCACGACCGAATTGCTGCAGAAGGTATTCGCGAAATAG